One window of the Pedobacter ginsengisoli genome contains the following:
- a CDS encoding TonB-dependent receptor domain-containing protein, translating to MKNSIRKVLFLTIVFCIATVKLNAQTTGEGQITAKVVDAQSNETVPFATATILNRKTKAIIKGAQTDVNGNLLINGLPKGVFTFKISYVGYQTMVRDSVSISDAQKLINLGTIKMKPAKGTVLNEVAITAQKSAIQLGIDKKVFSVDQSLVSEGGSASDLLQNVPSVQTDIDGNVSLRGSTGVKVLIDGKPSLIAGGNVAQILQSIPASSIESVELITNPSAKYDAEGQSGIINIVLKKNKKLGFNGSAAFSAGNRDNYNASTNLSFQNKKINLYGNYGYRYGNRIGGGYSNITYLDSPFPTIFANQNTDSKSQDNGHNIKAGIDYSITDKSVISFSGGFNSRDNNRSEFLNIDKLDGVKNPLELSNRNNTNNGFGSSYDLNLDYSQKFKKPREELTFNLSFSEGTNDNDQIYSTNIYNIDGETASSLPSILRNNGSGFNRNYNVQTDYTLPIGKAGKIEAGYRSQIRLAENTAFSDQLNNLTGEYEINFALTNEFNSKDQVHALYFNYQNQVKNFGYQVGLRAEDATLDTRLGMYKLNQLEYIPGKVAYTRLYPSVYLTQKFKGEQQVQLSYSRRVNRPRGWDTNPFLDVSDPLNYRQGNPNLKPEDVHAFELSYSKFWPKVTFTSSAYMRQTNDVIQRIRTEPDENGITIVTPQNLTKQLASGLELIGRVDVAKAWNFTTNVNLYQSKINGVPAFGIVENSGFSWNANLTNNFSLPYNISLQIRGDYRAPEVMAQGKRNAMYGVDAGAKYDFKDKKSSLSLNIRDVFSTRRWSMTTNGTTSTIDFRRYMQGTMANLTYSYRFGNNDFKFKKTKKQDQQDSRPDEESF from the coding sequence ATGAAGAATTCCATACGCAAAGTACTGTTTTTAACTATTGTCTTTTGTATTGCAACTGTAAAACTTAATGCCCAAACCACAGGCGAAGGTCAAATTACGGCCAAAGTTGTTGATGCACAAAGTAATGAAACAGTGCCCTTTGCTACAGCTACTATCCTTAACAGAAAAACAAAAGCAATTATTAAAGGTGCGCAAACAGATGTAAATGGTAATTTATTAATTAATGGCTTACCCAAAGGAGTATTTACTTTCAAAATAAGTTACGTTGGTTACCAAACTATGGTTAGAGACTCTGTTTCCATTTCAGATGCTCAAAAATTAATTAACCTTGGCACAATTAAAATGAAGCCTGCTAAGGGAACAGTATTAAACGAGGTGGCAATTACAGCACAAAAGAGTGCCATTCAGCTTGGTATAGATAAAAAAGTTTTCTCGGTAGATCAAAGTTTAGTTAGCGAAGGCGGTTCTGCTTCAGATTTACTTCAAAATGTACCTTCGGTACAAACGGATATTGATGGTAATGTAAGCCTGAGAGGATCAACAGGTGTAAAGGTTTTAATAGATGGTAAACCATCCCTGATAGCAGGCGGAAACGTTGCTCAAATTCTGCAGTCTATACCTGCCAGTTCTATTGAAAGCGTTGAGTTGATTACCAATCCATCTGCTAAATATGATGCAGAAGGGCAATCGGGAATTATCAATATTGTATTAAAAAAGAATAAGAAATTAGGTTTTAATGGCTCTGCAGCATTTAGTGCAGGTAACCGCGACAACTACAATGCAAGTACAAACCTGAGCTTCCAAAATAAAAAAATAAACCTTTATGGTAACTACGGCTATCGTTATGGTAACCGTATTGGTGGTGGATACAGCAATATAACTTATTTAGATAGTCCTTTCCCTACTATTTTCGCAAATCAAAATACTGATTCAAAATCACAAGACAATGGCCATAACATAAAAGCCGGAATCGATTATAGCATTACAGATAAAAGTGTTATCAGTTTCTCAGGAGGTTTCAATTCAAGAGACAATAACAGAAGTGAATTCCTTAATATCGATAAGCTGGATGGCGTTAAAAATCCTTTAGAATTAAGCAACAGGAACAATACCAACAATGGTTTTGGTAGCAGCTACGATCTTAACCTTGATTATAGTCAAAAATTCAAAAAACCACGAGAAGAGCTTACTTTTAATCTAAGTTTTTCTGAAGGGACAAATGACAACGATCAGATTTACAGCACAAACATTTACAACATTGATGGAGAAACTGCCAGCTCATTACCAAGCATTCTGCGAAATAATGGAAGTGGTTTTAATAGAAATTATAATGTTCAAACAGATTATACCTTACCAATTGGTAAAGCTGGTAAAATTGAAGCAGGCTACAGAAGTCAGATCCGTTTGGCCGAAAATACAGCATTCTCTGATCAGTTAAACAACCTGACCGGAGAATACGAAATAAACTTCGCCTTAACCAATGAGTTTAACAGTAAAGACCAGGTTCATGCGCTTTATTTCAATTACCAAAATCAGGTTAAGAATTTTGGTTATCAGGTTGGCCTTAGAGCAGAAGATGCTACATTAGACACCCGTTTAGGAATGTACAAATTAAATCAGTTAGAATACATTCCGGGAAAAGTTGCCTATACAAGGCTATATCCCAGTGTATACCTAACTCAAAAATTTAAAGGTGAGCAACAAGTACAGCTTAGCTATAGCAGAAGGGTTAACAGGCCAAGAGGATGGGATACCAATCCATTTCTTGATGTTTCTGATCCACTTAATTACCGTCAGGGTAATCCCAACCTGAAACCTGAAGATGTGCATGCTTTTGAGTTAAGCTATAGCAAATTCTGGCCTAAGGTAACATTCACTTCCAGCGCATATATGCGTCAAACCAATGATGTGATACAAAGAATAAGAACAGAGCCTGATGAAAATGGAATCACTATTGTTACTCCTCAAAACTTAACCAAACAACTAGCAAGCGGTCTTGAATTAATTGGCCGTGTTGATGTTGCCAAAGCCTGGAACTTTACAACCAACGTAAATTTATATCAAAGCAAAATTAACGGAGTACCTGCTTTTGGAATTGTAGAGAACTCTGGTTTCAGCTGGAATGCCAACCTAACCAACAACTTCTCTTTACCATATAACATATCTCTCCAAATCAGGGGAGATTACCGCGCACCTGAGGTAATGGCACAAGGCAAAAGAAATGCAATGTACGGTGTAGATGCCGGAGCTAAATATGATTTTAAAGATAAAAAATCATCACTCAGCCTAAATATAAGAGATGTGTTTAGTACCCGCAGATGGAGCATGACTACTAATGGAACCACCTCAACAATCGATTTTAGAAGATATATGCAGGGAACCATGGCGAATTTAACTTACTCTTACCGCTTTGGAAATAACGATTTTAAATTCAAAAAAACGAAGAAACAAGATCAGCAGGACTCCCGACCTGATGAAGAATCATTTTAG
- a CDS encoding thioredoxin family protein: MMINYTNIFVNEGMTYQEYRSLINELLLNHKTTGPDDSDAMLHYTKMNVQRMNRVDKTVKLNDTFLDVLGAVKNKYRFLVISEGWCGDAAQIVPVFEKIAASFIDKFELRFVLRDKNLPLIDAHLTKGGRAIPVLLILDEKGNVLTKWGPRPDILQELLAGWKRDSSDMMEIAEKLHGWYAKDKTQTTQQELMEIFRDLA, from the coding sequence ATGATGATAAACTACACAAATATCTTTGTTAATGAGGGGATGACTTACCAGGAATATAGAAGTCTGATTAATGAACTTTTATTAAATCATAAAACCACTGGCCCTGATGATTCGGATGCAATGCTACATTATACAAAGATGAATGTGCAGAGAATGAACAGGGTTGATAAAACGGTGAAGTTAAATGATACTTTCTTGGATGTTCTTGGTGCTGTGAAAAATAAATATCGGTTTTTGGTAATTTCTGAAGGATGGTGTGGAGATGCGGCCCAGATTGTTCCGGTTTTCGAAAAAATAGCAGCTAGCTTTATTGATAAATTTGAACTCAGATTTGTTTTGAGAGACAAGAACTTGCCGCTGATTGATGCACACCTTACCAAAGGTGGCAGAGCTATCCCGGTATTATTAATTCTGGATGAAAAAGGAAATGTTTTAACAAAATGGGGCCCAAGACCTGATATCTTGCAGGAGTTGCTAGCCGGTTGGAAAAGAGACAGCAGTGATATGATGGAAATTGCCGAAAAACTTCATGGATGGTATGCCAAGGATAAGACTCAAACTACCCAACAAGAATTAATGGAAATATTTAGGGATTTAGCCTAG
- a CDS encoding ATP-dependent Clp protease adaptor ClpS translates to MSTETKEETFTLEEILTSLKTIHRLILWNDDVNTFDHVIHCMMKYLDYSESQAEKIAWEVHNKGKCAVLEGSFTEMEVYRKILQQEGLTVSVD, encoded by the coding sequence ATGTCAACAGAAACCAAAGAGGAAACATTTACATTAGAAGAGATTCTTACCTCATTAAAAACAATTCACCGCTTAATATTATGGAACGACGATGTAAATACTTTTGATCATGTAATTCACTGCATGATGAAATATTTGGATTATTCTGAAAGCCAGGCTGAAAAAATTGCGTGGGAAGTACACAACAAAGGTAAATGTGCAGTTTTAGAGGGTTCTTTTACTGAAATGGAAGTTTACCGCAAAATTCTTCAGCAGGAGGGCTTAACCGTTTCTGTAGACTAG
- a CDS encoding 3-oxoacyl-ACP synthase III family protein yields the protein MQRSKIAGIGYYVPKNVYSNNDLSRFMDTNDEWIQERTGIKERRFADRLEETTTTMGIEAAKIAIERAGITAQDIDFIIFATLSPDYYFPGCGVLLQREMKMKEIGALDIRNQCSGFVYALSVADQFIKTGMYKNILVVGSEKHSFAMDFETRSRNVSVIFGDGAGAVVLQPTQKENQGILSTHLHSDGADAEILAMYYPGASANKWLKGKPGYPDKELGGLFMTTEQLESGAALPYMDGPAVFKKAVVKFPEVIKEALSANNLTEKDIDMLVPHQANLRISQYVQQLLGLSDNQVFNNIQKYGNTTAASVPIALCEAWEEGKIKDGDLVCLAAFGSGFTWASALIRW from the coding sequence ATGCAGCGTTCAAAGATTGCCGGTATTGGCTACTATGTACCCAAAAATGTTTATTCTAATAATGATTTATCTCGTTTTATGGATACAAACGATGAATGGATACAAGAACGTACCGGAATTAAAGAACGTCGCTTTGCTGATAGGCTTGAAGAAACCACGACAACCATGGGCATTGAGGCTGCTAAAATTGCAATAGAACGAGCAGGTATTACTGCGCAGGATATAGATTTTATCATCTTTGCCACCCTTAGTCCTGATTATTATTTTCCAGGTTGCGGAGTTCTTTTACAGCGGGAAATGAAGATGAAAGAAATAGGTGCATTGGATATCCGTAATCAGTGTTCAGGCTTTGTTTATGCGCTATCTGTGGCAGACCAGTTTATAAAAACCGGAATGTATAAGAATATCCTGGTAGTTGGGAGTGAAAAGCATTCATTTGCTATGGATTTTGAGACAAGGAGTAGAAACGTTTCTGTCATATTTGGCGATGGGGCAGGAGCGGTTGTTTTACAACCCACACAGAAAGAAAATCAGGGTATTTTAAGCACACACTTGCATAGTGATGGGGCTGATGCCGAGATTTTGGCAATGTATTATCCCGGAGCTTCAGCAAATAAATGGCTTAAAGGTAAGCCAGGATATCCTGATAAAGAGCTTGGGGGTTTATTCATGACCACAGAACAATTGGAAAGTGGTGCTGCATTACCTTACATGGATGGGCCAGCCGTATTTAAAAAAGCTGTAGTGAAATTCCCGGAAGTAATAAAAGAAGCTCTAAGTGCAAATAACCTTACGGAGAAGGATATTGATATGTTGGTTCCTCATCAGGCTAACTTAAGAATAAGTCAATATGTGCAGCAGCTGTTAGGCTTAAGCGACAACCAGGTATTTAACAATATTCAGAAATACGGAAATACTACGGCAGCCTCAGTTCCTATTGCGCTTTGCGAGGCATGGGAAGAAGGTAAAATTAAAGATGGTGACCTTGTTTGCCTTGCAGCCTTTGGTTCTGGCTTTACATGGGCAAGTGCCTTAATTAGGTGGTAA
- a CDS encoding SDR family oxidoreductase has product MFNQPMLRDDALKGKTIVVTGGGTGLGKAMGTYFLRLGANLVITSRKLDVLQKTALEMEKETGGKVLALACDVREYEQVEQVLNETLKTFGKVDALLNNAAGNFISPTERLSANAFSSIIDIVLKGSVNCTLAFGKHWIKEKQAASVLNIVTTYAFTGSAYVVPSACAKGGVLAMTRSLAVEWGKYGIRTNAIAPGPFPTKGAWERLLPGDLAQKFDFKNRVPLKRVGEHQELANLAAFLISDFAGYINGEVITIDGGEWLQGAGQFNGLEAIPNEMWDAFEQMTRSAKGS; this is encoded by the coding sequence ATGTTCAACCAGCCAATGTTAAGAGATGATGCCTTAAAAGGAAAAACAATTGTAGTTACGGGAGGTGGTACCGGCTTAGGGAAAGCTATGGGCACTTATTTTTTGAGACTAGGCGCAAACCTGGTTATCACAAGCCGCAAACTTGATGTGCTACAGAAAACAGCTTTGGAAATGGAGAAAGAAACCGGCGGAAAAGTATTGGCACTGGCTTGTGACGTTAGGGAATATGAACAGGTGGAGCAGGTTTTAAATGAGACTTTAAAAACCTTTGGAAAGGTTGATGCCTTGCTTAACAATGCTGCCGGAAATTTCATTTCACCAACTGAACGTTTATCGGCTAATGCTTTTTCTTCAATAATAGATATTGTTTTAAAAGGCTCTGTAAACTGCACATTGGCATTTGGCAAACATTGGATAAAGGAAAAACAAGCTGCAAGTGTTTTAAACATTGTTACTACCTATGCCTTTACAGGCTCGGCCTATGTAGTACCATCAGCCTGCGCCAAAGGTGGCGTATTAGCCATGACGCGCTCCTTAGCGGTTGAATGGGGTAAGTATGGTATCCGCACAAATGCAATTGCCCCCGGGCCATTTCCTACCAAAGGTGCATGGGAACGTTTATTGCCCGGTGATCTGGCACAGAAGTTTGATTTCAAGAACCGGGTACCATTGAAACGTGTTGGCGAACATCAGGAACTGGCCAATTTAGCGGCATTTCTGATAAGTGATTTTGCGGGTTATATTAATGGAGAGGTCATTACTATTGATGGAGGGGAGTGGTTACAAGGAGCAGGTCAGTTTAATGGTCTCGAAGCCATTCCAAATGAGATGTGGGATGCCTTTGAACAAATGACAAGATCAGCAAAGGGAAGCTAG
- a CDS encoding enoyl-CoA hydratase/isomerase family protein, protein MNTIKVTIKDHLSIITLDRGKSNALNREMITELNDILTNISSDANIAGVIITGKEHFFSAGLDLIELYNYSEQEAESFWHLFLNFTATITSFKKPLIAAVNGHSPAGGCVIALACDYRIMAEGKYIIGLNEIPVGIIVPNSIFNLYAFWMGQANATRSLLEGKLFTPEEALQIGLVDEVVNPASILTAAERKIRKYMAMERNTWEQSKLSIRKDLIAVTSANQSEALQAMLKQWWAPATRNILKTIIDNLQKK, encoded by the coding sequence ATGAATACAATTAAAGTCACCATAAAAGATCATTTAAGTATTATAACGCTCGACAGAGGTAAATCTAACGCGCTTAACCGTGAAATGATTACGGAGTTAAATGACATACTTACAAACATATCGTCTGATGCTAACATTGCAGGCGTAATTATTACCGGCAAAGAGCATTTCTTCTCTGCCGGTCTTGATCTTATAGAACTATACAATTATTCAGAACAAGAGGCAGAATCTTTCTGGCATCTGTTTCTAAATTTTACAGCAACAATAACTTCATTTAAAAAACCACTAATAGCAGCAGTAAATGGCCACAGTCCTGCCGGGGGATGTGTTATAGCCCTGGCATGCGATTACAGGATAATGGCCGAAGGGAAATATATTATCGGACTAAATGAAATTCCTGTGGGCATTATTGTGCCTAACAGCATTTTTAACCTATACGCATTCTGGATGGGCCAGGCCAATGCAACCAGAAGTCTTTTAGAAGGAAAGCTATTTACTCCTGAAGAGGCATTGCAAATAGGCCTTGTAGATGAAGTTGTAAATCCGGCCAGTATCCTTACTGCTGCCGAAAGAAAGATCAGAAAGTATATGGCTATGGAGCGCAATACATGGGAACAAAGCAAGCTCAGTATTAGAAAAGATTTAATTGCTGTAACCAGTGCAAACCAAAGTGAAGCGTTGCAGGCAATGTTAAAACAATGGTGGGCTCCTGCAACCCGTAATATTTTAAAAACAATTATTGATAACCTGCAAAAGAAATAA
- a CDS encoding carboxypeptidase-like regulatory domain-containing protein, with protein sequence MKRKLILPLLLCFGILIIFAYKADDDPFSALIKKLEAYIEKYPQEKVHLHLDKPYYAIGDDIWFKAYILNAQSEKPSTISNAIYVELINEKDSVKKQIKLPVISGFTWGDFKLPDSFTEGNYRIRAYTQWMKNAGTEFFFDKTIKIGNSWANQVFTNTHYTFSKQSTAEKVDASITFTDKKGNPYAQNEVSYEIQLNFRNLAKGKATTNDQGVVNISFLNTQPSLYKSGKIIATLTLPDKKKIIKEIPVKATSNTIDVQFFPESGNLVESLPNKIGIKAVNASGLGEDVKGSIVDNDGQEVTQFSTQHLGIGSFILNPQPGKTYTAKVKYKDGSESSVNLPRVQQKGYIITVNNNTENVIAKVLLSSDLIGGGELKLIAQHNGNVYFISKASSQKQIITTSIPKKDLPSGIIQLTLFSAQNVPVAERLVFVNNVKDRITTKVTTAKQSYNKKEKVNVNLEADFAEKPVQASFSIAVTNTASVKPDEENESNIFTSLLLTSDLIGYIEKPNYYFLQDDQKTQQDLDNLMLTQGWRRILWKNIINNAAPNIRYEPEKSLKISGVVTSYGGKPLPNSKVSLFSSSGGLFAIDTLSDAQGRFNFDNLIFNDSTKFIVQARTAKNKKSVDIVLDVVSGQLVTKNKNTGDIEINVNEALSGYLKQSENYFDDLTKRGILERTILLKEVNIVEKKNPAKNSSNLNGAGNADAVITADQLQYCTTLSQCLQGRVAGLIIRNGTPYLLRNNNVPMSIVLDGMQMEGDFLDNINPMDIETIEVLKSAGNTAIYGSRGGGGVLIITTKRGGGYSSASTFTPGIIPFSPKGYYTPREFYSPKYDAPDSRPDYRTTIYWVPNIVTNESGKAEFSYFNSDEPGTYRMVIEGMDMLGNLARTVYTYEVK encoded by the coding sequence ATGAAACGTAAGCTAATTCTGCCTCTGTTGCTATGCTTTGGAATACTTATAATTTTTGCTTACAAAGCAGATGATGATCCGTTTAGTGCATTAATAAAGAAACTTGAAGCATATATTGAAAAATATCCTCAGGAAAAGGTTCATCTGCATCTAGACAAACCTTATTATGCCATTGGCGATGATATTTGGTTTAAAGCGTACATTTTAAATGCACAGTCGGAAAAACCATCTACGATCAGTAATGCGATTTATGTTGAATTGATTAATGAGAAAGATTCAGTTAAAAAGCAGATTAAATTACCTGTAATTTCAGGCTTTACCTGGGGCGACTTTAAACTTCCCGATTCCTTTACAGAAGGAAACTACCGAATAAGGGCATACACCCAATGGATGAAAAATGCCGGTACAGAGTTCTTTTTCGATAAGACTATAAAAATTGGTAATTCATGGGCTAATCAGGTGTTTACAAACACCCATTACACCTTTAGTAAACAAAGCACTGCAGAAAAAGTAGATGCCAGCATTACATTTACAGATAAAAAAGGTAATCCTTATGCTCAAAATGAGGTGTCATACGAGATTCAGTTAAATTTCAGAAACCTGGCAAAAGGAAAGGCCACCACTAATGATCAGGGAGTGGTAAACATTAGTTTTCTGAATACTCAGCCATCTTTGTATAAGTCCGGGAAAATTATAGCCACTTTAACCCTTCCCGATAAGAAAAAGATAATCAAGGAAATTCCGGTTAAGGCAACCTCAAATACTATAGATGTTCAATTCTTCCCCGAAAGTGGAAACTTAGTAGAAAGTTTACCTAATAAAATTGGAATTAAGGCTGTAAATGCTTCCGGCCTGGGCGAAGATGTAAAGGGGTCAATTGTAGACAACGACGGACAGGAAGTAACCCAATTTAGCACACAACACTTAGGAATTGGTAGTTTTATACTCAATCCGCAGCCTGGAAAAACCTATACAGCCAAGGTAAAGTATAAAGACGGTTCCGAAAGCTCAGTGAACCTCCCAAGAGTGCAGCAAAAGGGATATATCATTACGGTAAATAACAATACTGAAAATGTTATAGCTAAGGTTTTGCTAAGTTCTGACCTAATAGGTGGCGGAGAATTAAAACTTATTGCTCAACACAATGGAAATGTTTATTTCATATCAAAGGCTTCTTCGCAAAAACAAATTATAACTACGTCTATTCCTAAAAAAGATCTGCCCTCGGGTATTATTCAACTTACTTTATTTTCTGCCCAAAATGTACCTGTTGCTGAGCGCCTTGTTTTTGTAAATAATGTTAAAGACAGAATAACAACAAAGGTTACCACCGCAAAACAGAGCTACAATAAAAAGGAAAAAGTAAATGTAAACCTTGAAGCTGATTTTGCAGAAAAACCTGTACAGGCTAGTTTTTCTATCGCGGTTACCAACACTGCTTCTGTTAAGCCCGATGAGGAAAATGAAAGCAATATTTTTACTAGCCTTTTACTTACGTCAGATCTTATAGGTTACATAGAAAAACCGAACTATTACTTTTTGCAGGATGATCAAAAAACTCAGCAAGATTTAGATAATCTAATGTTAACCCAGGGATGGAGAAGGATATTATGGAAAAATATAATTAATAATGCCGCGCCCAATATTCGTTATGAGCCAGAGAAATCATTAAAAATAAGTGGCGTGGTTACCAGCTATGGTGGCAAGCCTTTACCGAACTCCAAAGTATCTCTGTTCTCTTCCTCAGGAGGGTTATTTGCAATTGATACACTATCCGATGCTCAAGGCCGTTTCAATTTTGACAACCTGATCTTTAACGACAGCACCAAATTTATTGTACAAGCCAGAACTGCAAAGAACAAGAAAAGTGTGGATATAGTACTTGATGTAGTTTCCGGACAGTTAGTAACCAAAAATAAAAATACTGGTGATATAGAGATTAATGTTAATGAAGCCTTATCAGGATATCTGAAACAAAGTGAAAATTATTTCGACGACTTAACTAAACGTGGAATACTTGAACGCACCATATTATTAAAAGAAGTCAATATTGTGGAGAAAAAGAATCCTGCAAAGAATTCTTCAAATTTAAATGGCGCGGGTAATGCTGACGCCGTTATAACTGCAGACCAGCTTCAATATTGTACTACACTTTCTCAGTGTCTGCAGGGTCGTGTTGCCGGCCTGATCATTAGAAACGGAACTCCTTATTTATTGAGGAACAACAACGTCCCGATGTCGATAGTTTTAGATGGAATGCAAATGGAAGGCGATTTTCTGGATAACATAAATCCAATGGATATAGAAACCATTGAAGTACTAAAATCAGCAGGTAATACTGCAATTTATGGCAGCAGAGGCGGAGGTGGCGTCTTAATTATTACTACTAAACGTGGTGGTGGCTATTCCAGTGCCTCTACGTTTACGCCTGGCATTATACCTTTTTCTCCTAAAGGATATTATACCCCAAGGGAATTCTATTCTCCAAAATATGATGCTCCTGATAGCAGACCAGATTATAGGACTACCATTTATTGGGTGCCAAATATTGTAACTAATGAAAGCGGAAAAGCAGAATTCAGTTACTTCAATTCAGACGAACCTGGAACCTATAGGATGGTTATAGAAGGCATGGATATGCTTGGAAATTTAGCCAGAACAGTTTATACCTATGAAGTAAAATAA
- the dcd gene encoding dCTP deaminase, giving the protein MILSDKRILEEIDKGTIIIEPFKPECLGTNSYDVHLGKYLATYKDRVLDAKAHNKIDHFEIPKEGYVLQPGTLYLGVTLEYTETHAHIPFLEGKSSTGRLGIDIHATAGKGDVGFCNTWTLEISCAQPVRVYAGMPIGQLIYFMVQGDIQTMYNTKSNAKYNNKTTKPVESMMWKNKF; this is encoded by the coding sequence ATGATACTGTCCGACAAACGAATCCTTGAAGAAATAGATAAGGGAACCATTATAATAGAGCCTTTTAAGCCTGAATGCCTTGGCACGAACTCATACGATGTTCATTTGGGTAAATATCTGGCCACTTATAAAGACAGGGTTCTTGATGCAAAAGCACACAATAAAATAGATCATTTCGAAATTCCAAAAGAAGGATATGTATTACAGCCAGGCACACTGTATCTTGGCGTTACTTTAGAGTATACAGAAACCCATGCCCACATTCCTTTTCTAGAAGGAAAGTCAAGCACAGGCAGATTAGGAATTGATATACATGCTACTGCAGGAAAAGGAGATGTAGGTTTTTGCAATACGTGGACATTAGAAATTTCGTGTGCTCAACCTGTAAGAGTATATGCCGGAATGCCAATTGGCCAATTAATTTATTTTATGGTACAAGGTGATATACAAACCATGTATAACACCAAAAGCAATGCTAAATATAACAATAAAACCACAAAACCTGTAGAAAGCATGATGTGGAAGAATAAGTTCTAA
- a CDS encoding 4'-phosphopantetheinyl transferase family protein has product MPVVFNKNIDEDTILAVWKIEETEEQLISGLQLKQHELDVIASLNNGKRRLHWLSTRVLLRTMLNTSEYIDCRMDEHGKPYLPNLGYHISLSHSYDYASVIVGKKKKVGVDIELIKHKIKSIKNKFLSDSELAQKQIGDNTNGLYVCWCAKEAIYKWHGRKGLEFKRDIHIKPFKLKDEGGLNALVDLPEGTQELTVYYFKTNDGYMLGYVVA; this is encoded by the coding sequence ATGCCTGTAGTTTTTAATAAAAATATTGACGAGGATACCATACTTGCCGTATGGAAAATCGAAGAAACTGAAGAGCAGCTGATTTCAGGTTTACAACTGAAACAGCATGAACTTGATGTGATTGCATCATTAAATAATGGCAAACGTCGGCTTCACTGGTTAAGTACAAGGGTTTTACTTAGGACAATGCTTAATACGTCTGAGTATATTGACTGTCGTATGGATGAACACGGTAAGCCATATCTTCCTAATCTTGGATACCATATTTCATTAAGCCATTCTTATGACTATGCTTCAGTAATTGTTGGTAAAAAGAAGAAAGTTGGAGTTGATATTGAGCTGATTAAACACAAAATAAAAAGTATTAAAAATAAGTTTCTGTCTGACTCGGAACTTGCCCAAAAGCAAATTGGTGATAATACTAATGGATTATATGTTTGCTGGTGTGCCAAAGAAGCTATTTATAAATGGCATGGGAGAAAAGGACTTGAGTTTAAACGTGATATCCATATTAAACCTTTTAAACTTAAGGACGAGGGTGGTTTGAACGCACTTGTTGATCTCCCTGAAGGGACTCAGGAGCTTACTGTATATTATTTTAAAACTAACGATGGTTATATGTTGGGCTATGTGGTAGCCTAA
- the lipB gene encoding lipoyl(octanoyl) transferase LipB, whose translation MNKKVEFIDWGLVDYQDAWDKQETLFNQTVALKTQNRTNNTNLETPNYLVFCEHPHVYTLGKSGHPENLLLNEEGLKQKEATYYKINRGGDITYHGPGQIVGYPILDLDNFFTDIHLYLRTLEEAVILTLNDYGIISGRYPGFTGVWLDADNEKARKICALGVRCSRWVTMHGFAFNVNADLDYFKNIVPCGIDDKDVTSVQRELGHPVDMDEVKGKLKNHIASLFGMRLL comes from the coding sequence ATGAATAAAAAAGTTGAATTTATAGATTGGGGGCTTGTTGATTATCAGGATGCCTGGGATAAACAGGAGACGCTGTTCAATCAGACTGTAGCTTTAAAAACTCAGAACCGAACAAATAACACCAATCTGGAGACCCCTAATTATTTGGTGTTTTGCGAGCATCCCCATGTTTATACCTTAGGGAAAAGCGGTCATCCGGAAAATTTATTACTTAATGAAGAAGGGTTAAAACAAAAGGAGGCCACTTATTATAAAATTAACCGCGGAGGAGATATAACTTATCATGGGCCTGGACAAATAGTGGGTTATCCAATTCTTGATCTCGATAACTTTTTTACAGATATCCATCTTTATTTAAGAACCCTTGAAGAGGCAGTTATTTTAACTCTCAATGATTATGGAATTATATCCGGCAGGTATCCTGGATTTACTGGAGTATGGCTGGATGCAGATAATGAAAAAGCGCGTAAAATATGTGCATTAGGGGTAAGATGCAGCCGATGGGTAACTATGCATGGTTTTGCATTTAATGTTAATGCTGATCTTGATTATTTTAAAAATATTGTGCCTTGTGGTATAGATGATAAAGATGTAACGTCGGTACAGCGTGAGTTAGGCCATCCGGTGGATATGGATGAAGTGAAAGGGAAATTGAAAAATCATATTGCCAGTCTATTCGGTATGAGGCTACTATGA